One part of the Vitis riparia cultivar Riparia Gloire de Montpellier isolate 1030 chromosome 8, EGFV_Vit.rip_1.0, whole genome shotgun sequence genome encodes these proteins:
- the LOC117920010 gene encoding protein SRG1-like — protein sequence MVTEADNAIRESEEVLNGGISSPSIVNVQEMVRCNLSCIPDRFKRSEEDKSKDVDLSVLSPQIPVIDLALLSSENVEELKKLEWACKCWGFFMATNHGIPKEVLQRVKDAAAGFFELPFEEKIAYSLDSNEMQGYGRPFMVSEEEKLDWSDSLILSIYPSHFQKLKFWPTTPADFRDTVETYSTEVRKVAETLLGSLSLTMGMTKDALLRLHKDMAQALRVNYYPTCRNPDQVIGISPHSDATSISILLQDDDVTGLEIQHDGGWVPVNPIPNSLVVNIGDVIEMWSNGKYNSIEHRAMANENKARMSLATFFTPDTDVEIEPLDHILDPQGSNRIYKKVKYGDYLTRSLRKKIEGKTNLRFAKDND from the exons ATGGTCACAGAGGCAGACAACGCAATCAGAGAGAGTGAGGAAGTACTGAACGGTGGGATATCATCACCATCTATTGTAAATGTTCAGGAGATGGTGAGATGCAATCTTTCATGCATTCCTGACAGATTCAAAAGGAGCGAAGAAGATAAATCCAAAGATGTTGATCTGTCTGTTCTTTCACCTCAAATTCCTGTCATTGACTTGGCATTACTTTCAAGTGAGAATGTTGAGGAGCTAAAGAAGCTGGAGTGGGCCTGCAAATGCTGGGGCTTTTTTATG GCAACTAATCATGGAATACCAAAAGAAGTATTGCAGAGGGTGAAGGATGCCGCAGCTGGGTTTTTCGAACTACCATTCGAAGAGAAGATAGCATACTCACTGGACTCGAATGAGATGCAAGGTTATGGGCGGCCTTTCATGGTCTCTGAGGAGGAGAAACTGGACTGGTCAGATTCACTAATTTTGAGTATCTATCCCTCccattttcaaaaactcaaGTTTTGGCCAACTACTCCAGCAGACTTCAg AGACACTGTCGAAACATATTCCACTGAAGTAAGAAAAGTTGCAGAGACACTCCTTGGCTCTTTATCTTTGACGATGGGGATGACTAAGGATGCACTTCTTAGGCTACACAAAGACATGGCACAAGCTTTGCGTGTGAATTACTATCCTACATGTCGCAACCCTGACCAAGTAATCGGTATAAGCCCACATTCTGATGCGACCTCCATATCCATACTCCTGCAAGATGATGATGTTACTGGCTTAGAAATCCAGCATGATGGAGGATGGGTGCCTGTTAATCCGATCCCAAATTCCCTGGTCGTGAATATTGGAGATGTTATAGag ATGTGGAGCAACGGCAAGTATAATAGCATCGAGCACAGAGCCATGGCAAACGAGAACAAGGCAAGGATGTCCTTGGCGACATTTTTTACGCCAGACACAGATGTGGAAATTGAACCACTAGATCATATATTAGATCCTCAAGGGTCGAATAGGATATACAAGAAGGTCAAGTACGGAGACTATCTGACTCGTTCTTTGAGGAAGAAAATAGAGGGCAAGACTAATCTCCGATTCGCCAAGGATAACGATTAA